The Carettochelys insculpta isolate YL-2023 chromosome 18, ASM3395843v1, whole genome shotgun sequence genome window below encodes:
- the LOC142022860 gene encoding uncharacterized protein LOC142022860 isoform X5: protein MLRLELGGDSGCQAPSMFRSKWDQPPRGWGGETAAAEPAQGLVTFEEVAVYFTREEWALLGPTQRALYWDLMQDSYDTVTSLGLPVSRPEAMSQLERGEELWVSDLQGSEEKAILRGTCSGDCGKVSETEGQNPQQEDDEHVEPPGEWSCRTERNMSGSSEERQQDNQPGEKVGKTKCEENHRGLQDTAARQRLLEGKSKHVCSECGRHFNRRSHLVHHERIHTGERPYECCECEKNFTRRSDLLRHQKTHTAESPYGCCECGKAFIYCSDLRRHQRVHRRQRPYECWLPASRPEAMSQLEGGEELWVSDLQGSEERAILRGTCSGDGGKVSETEGQNPQQEDAEHVEPPREWSHRTERDMSGSSEERQQDNQPGETVGKTKCEENHRGLQETADRQRLLKGKSKHVCSECGRHFNRRSHLVHHERIHTGERPYECCECEKNFTRRSDLLRHQKTHTAESPYGCCECGKAFIYCSDLRRHQRVHRRQRPYECWLPLSRPEAMSQLEGGEELWVSDLQGSEGREILRRTCSGDGGKVSETEGQNPQQEDAEHVEPPREWSHRTERDMSRSSEERQQDNQPGEKVGKTKCEENHRGLQETTDRQRLLVGKSKHVCSECGRHFNRRSHLVHHERIHTGERPYECCECEKNFTRRSDLLRHQKTHTAESPYGCCECGKAFIYCSDLRRHQRVHRRQRPYECWLPASRPEAMSQLEGGEELWVSDLQGSEERAILRGTCSGDGGTVSETEGQNPQQEDAEPVEPPREWSHRRERDMSSREERQQDNQPGEKVGKTIDCQESRLDLQGTAAQQSLLLVGTRKHMCPECGKHFRSRSHLVNHARIHTGERPYACCQCGKSFIRRSHLIRHQRIHTGERPYECECGKSFIYCSDLRRHQRIHTGQRPYVCCLPLVSELDLCYQIKEIKWACLKKSFITSTTEIAGGLVKDSSPEKWTKVWQVLKQPIPNCWLSLQR from the exons GGTTACCAGTGTCTAGACCTGAAGCGATGTCCCAGCTGGAAAGAGGGGAAGAGCTGTGGGTCTCAGATCTCCAGGGCTCTGAGGAAAAAGCGATCCTGAGAGGAACCTGCTCAG GAGATTGCGGGAAGGTGAGTGAGACTGAGGGGCAGAACCCACAGCAGGAAGATGATGAGCATGTGGAACCCCCTGGGGAATGGTCATGCAGGACAGAACGGAACATGTCCGGAAGTAGTGAGGAGAGGCAGCAGGACAACCAGCCAGGTGAGAAAGTGGGTAAAACCAAGTGTGAGGAAAATCACCGGGGCCTCCAGGATACTGCAGCCCGGCAGAGGCTCCTTGAGGGAAAAAGCAAACACGTGTGCTCGGAGTGTGGGAGACATTTCAATCGACGCTCACACCTGGTTCACCACGAGCGCATCCACACTGGGGAGAGGCCCTACGAGTGCTGTGAGTGTGAGAAAAACTTCACCCGCCGCTCGGACCTCCTGAGGCACCAGAAAACCCACACAGCTGAGAGCCCCTATGGATGCTGTGAGTGCGGGAAAGCCTTCATTTACTGCTCAGACCTGCGGAGACACCAGAGGGTCCACCGGAGGCAGAGACCCTATGAATGCT GGTTACCAGCGTCTAGACCTGAAGCGATGTCCCAGCTGGAAGGAGGGGAAGAGCTGTGGGTCTCAGATCTCCAGGGCTCTGAGGAAAGAGCCATCCTGAGAGGAACCTGCTCAG GAGATGGCGGGAAGGTGAGTGAGACCGAGGGGCAGAACCCACAGCAGGAAGATGCTGAGCACGTGGAACCCCCTAGGGAATGGTCACACAGGACAGAGCGGGACATGTCCGGAAGTAGTGAGGAGAGGCAGCAGGACAACCAGCCAGGTGAGACAGTGGGTAAAACCAAATGTGAGGAAAATCACCGGGGCCTCCAGGAAACCGCAGACCGGCAGAGGCTCCTCAAGGGAAAGAGCAAACACGTGTGCTCAGAGTGTGGGAGACATTTCAATCGACGCTCACACCTGGTTCACCACGAGCGCATCCACACTGGGGAGAGGCCCTACGAGTGCTGTGAGTGTGAGAAAAACTTCACCCGCCGCTCGGACCTCCTGAGGCACCAGAAAACCCACACAGCTGAGAGCCCCTATGGATGCTGTGAGTGCGGGAAAGCCTTCATTTACTGCTCAGACCTGCGGAGACACCAGAGGGTCCACCGGAGGCAGAGACCCTATGAATGct GGTTACCATTGTCCAGACCTGAAGCGATGTCCCAGCTGGAAGGAGGGGAAGAGCTGTGGGTCTCAGATCTCCAGGGCTCTGAGGGAAGAGAGATCCTGAGACGAACCTGCTCAG GAGATGGCGGGAAGGTGAGTGAGACCGAGGGGCAGAACCCACAGCAGGAAGATGCTGAGCACGTGGAACCCCCTAGGGAATGGTCACACAGGACAGAGCGGGACATGTCCAGAAGTAGTGAGGAGAGGCAGCAGGACAACCAGCCAGGTGAGAAAGTGGGTAAAACCAAGTGTGAGGAAAACCACCGGGGCCTCCAGGAAACCACAGACCGGCAGAGGCTCCTCGTGGGAAAGAGCAAACACGTGTGCTCAGAGTGTGGGAGACATTTCAATCGACGCTCACACCTGGTTCACCACGAGCGCATCCACACTGGGGAGAGGCCCTACGAGTGCTGTGAGTGTGAGAAAAACTTCACCCGCCGCTCGGACCTCCTGAGGCACCAGAAAACCCACACGGCTGAGAGCCCGTATGGATGCTGTGAGTGCGGGAAAGCCTTCATTTACTGCTCAGACCTGCGGAGACACCAGAGGGTCCACCGGAGGCAGAGACCCTATGAATGCT GGTTACCAGCGTCTAGACCTGAAGCGATGTCCCAGCTGGAAGGAGGGGAAGAGCTGTGGGTCTCAGATCTCCAGGGCTCTGAGGAAAGAGCCATCCTGAGAGGAACCTGCTCAG GAGATGGCGGGACGGTGAGTGAGACCGAGGGGCAGAACCCACAGCAGGAAGATGCTGAGCCTGTGGAACCCCCTAGGGAATGGTCACACAGGAGAGAGCGGGACATGTCCAGTAGAGAGGAGAGGCAGCAGGACAACCAGCCAGGGGAGAAAGTGGGTAAAACCATCGATTGCCAGGAAAGTCGCCTGGACCTCCAGGGAACCGCAGCCCAGCAGAGTCTCCTTCTGGTGGGAACAAGGAAGCATATGTGCCCGGAGTGTGGGAAACACTTCCGCAGCCGCTCCCATCTTGTTAACCATGCGCggatccacacaggagagagaccctacGCGTGCTGccagtgtgggaaaagcttcattAGGCGCTCACACCTCATCAGACACCAGAGAATCCACACTGGCGAGCGGCCCTATGAGTGTgagtgcgggaaaagcttcattTACTGCTCAGACCTGCGCAGACACCAGCGGATCCACACAGGACAAAGGCCCTATGTGTGCT GTCTACCTCTGGTTTCTGAGTTAGACCTCTGCTATCAAATTAAAGAAATAAAGTGGGCATGTTTGAAGAAGTCATTCATCACTAGCACTACTGAGATTGCAGGTGGGTTAGTAAAGGATTCTTCTCCAGAGAAATGGACCAAGGTTTGGCAAGTGCTCAAACAGCCGATACCTAATTGCTGGTTGTCTCTGCAAAGGTGA